gaggaggaggaggacagcTCGTCGGCCGGTGACCAAGACTCCGAGGAGGAGTTCAAGGCTTCCTCTAGGTCTAACCAAAAGGTGCCCCCATTTTCCGGCGGAACAAATCGACTAATCCAGGCCCTTGAATCTTGTGTGTATCATCATCGCTGTTAGCATGAATTAGTTGGCACAATTGCTTTGGTGATAGTGTATCAAGCACTTTTTTCATCAGTTGTAATGCAATTAGGGTTAGTGGGCTTGTTCATGGCATCCTTACAGGTTAAATTGCTAGGTCACGGTTTTAGCAATATCTAAGCAGCAACACAAGGTTGATAGATTTCACTGCACGATGGGTTGGAGATCTCCCAAAGAAATGGAATGTGAAATTCCATGTTAATACAGTATAACTGTCTGCTCTTTTATATTAGTACCAATGCATAGTTTTCTTTTCTCTGCTTTCTTTTCAGGGAAaggcaaagaagaaaatgaaCTTGGGAAGCTCTTCTAAAAGTACCGTTAGAGAAGAAGGTGCTCCCTTCACCGATtttatggatgacgatgcagccTTACAACAGGTAATACATACATCGCAAATGTAGGCGCCAAAAATGGATGTGATCCTTGAATGCTTATTGAACTCCTGATCCTTTTTTTCCACTTATGATTCTTCACCATATGCAGGCGATTGCGCTCTCCCTGGCAGAACCTTCAAAAAGTTCCGTGACAACAACAACAGACCCTTTAGAAAGTTCCGTGACGACAACAACAGTTGCAGAAACTTCGAGCAGAGGAGCCAAAGGACGAAAAAGCACACCGTGCAAAGATGACAATACCACACCTGTTAAGGATTCCTCTAAAAATAGGAAGGCAAAGAAGCAGGTATGTTCCTTCCAGAATGACATGTACAGTATTAGCTTTACATCCCAATCTTACTTGTGTTTTGCATAATTGTGCTTCCATTGCTTGCTTTCAGGTCAGGAGCAGAATTCAACTGTCGGAAGATGATGTGGTGGCAATATTCTTCTCATTTGATGGTATTTTATCTGACTTGGAAGTCCTTTTATGACATTTAAAACCTGAGTTCCCTAGAAAATTGATTTTGTGTTGCATCTATACATAGGCGTTTTGTTCTGATGCCCTTGTGATTTGCGTATTGGTTAAAGTTACGTATTTGTGTGATCCTGCGATGCTTACCAGGGGAATAAAGATTAATTCTTAAACAGTATTCAACAAGCCAAGCTGATTTGTCCACACTGAAGTATCTTCAGTTGGGTATTCCCCTATAGACAAATGGGTTTAGTTATGTTCATAGCAGAAGCACAAAATTTTGATTGGCATAGTTTCTCTTTTCTTGCCACTGTACTATAATGTTTCATCTAAATATTTTACTTTTATGGACTGTGAATTGGTTACTACTTTGGTGTACAGAAGCTGGAAAAGGATACATTGCACCCTGGGATCTTGAAAAAATGGCCAATATAAATGATTTCATCTGGACAGATTTTGAGCTATCTAAGATGATCCGTTGCTTTGATAGTGACAAAGATGGAAAGGTTTGTCCTTTGTTCTTGGATAAAAATGTTGCATATCTACTTTAAATGATGCATTGTTTAGAATCCAGTTTTCTGATTTGGGAAACTATAAGTAGTCTGATTTCTGTGCACTCATGGAACCACATGCAAATCAATTAACACTGGGTCACTGACAACTGGTTCCCTTGTGAAGAATTATACATTTAAATCAGTTACAAATACACTTCTCAGGTGGTGCCTGTTTTTGCCAAGCCAGAACTAGCAGATTTCCACCATTTCCCCTGCTATTTGCCAATGTATTCAAGAATGTGAATTGCTTAAAATCGTCGTGTACTTATTGACTAGCAATTATATATACATGATAATCCTGTTGTCCTGCTTTTTTTTGGTGTTTGATAGCCATCTTGTTGTCAACTTGCATTACTGAATGACCACTTGACTCGTGACTAGTGACCACTACTGGCCATCAGGATACTGTTTTATCAAGTAAGCTCAACTAGAGAGGGGGCAATGCAGCTTGTTTGTCCACCTAATGATAACTCTCGGCCATTTTAACGTGCTAACTCATCACAATAATTCTAAATAACTATTGCGGAACATGGATTCCAACAATGGATACCTACTCGGCATGGTCCGTTTGTCAAACAGATGCTGCAGACACTCGTTCGACAGCGAGCTACCAGCGCTACAATAAGGAGTGCTCATCTTTTGAACATGAATCCAGTTCTTACAACTCAATTTTCCTTCACAGATAAGCCTTGAGGAATTCCGCACCATTGTGTCCCGATGCAACATGTTGCAAGAGCCAGGGGAGTGATGATGACTGGGCAAACAGCTCTGCAAAACCTTACTGTTAAGACGGAATGGATTGGAAGGTGAAACTGGGCGCCGCTCGCTGGAGCCTGGACGCATGAGTCGATCAAAGTCCCAGGACTGAACAGAACCTTTGTTCACAGGAGCTGCATATCAAGGTCCTAGTAGGGTAGATGCCCAAGCTTGTAGGAGTAGCTGTTTCATCTGGGATTAATTGCTCATGTACGTTGTTGAGTCGTACTACGGGACCACTGTTGCTGTTCTAATAGGAATCACCAATTGGCCGTGCTCTTATTTACTACCACAAGTGGTGCATGGACATCGAATTAAGCACGAATCCAGCCTCGTACGACATCCAAAAATTCAGGATGAAGTACATGCATAATCAACCGAGCACTGCTCTGCTCGCTTGCCGAGTAAAACATCCAAAGAGGAATACATTTACACTATCCACTGCATGAATTTGGGCCAAACTTGAGAAATTTCCGCTCCAAGTCGTTAGTTTACTTCAAATATACCACGAGGCAATCAACACTAGATAGGCGAAAGTCATTTTTAACAATTATACCAAGTTATACTAGTGCCCAACCTAACAGTAGCCATATATATGACAAACAACCATAAGGTTAACCGTGACGACTACTCGACCGGGTATGATGGTCAACCCAGTCTGACGCTTGCGACTACAGGCGACATCATACCCTAAGATATTGTGCTGTTAAGTAGTAGTGCCGCACATGTAAATGAGCGCATCAGAATGCAGATGACAACACTGCTCCATTTTGATGAGGACAGGAGCCTAACAAGACGCAGGCACAGGGATCCTCTATCTTTTCATTAGATAGCCCAGCAGAATTCCCAGCAGAGCAACGGCAACCACAAACACCAACGGGAAACCACCATTGCCATTCTGCTTGCTGATCTCCCTTCTCACAAGGTCCTGTCGAAATTCAACGCAAGATGTTTAGTTACAACTATGTTAGGCTTCAAGCAATCTAACAAGTttggtactccctccattccacaatgtagtgcttcctctatccacgtgtttcaactttgaccgtaaatttaactaccaagaccgattgcggcgggagcaaaaattatatcagtgaattcgtattcgaaagaaattttcaattatatattttttttctcccgccgcagttgatctcgttggttaaatttatggtcaaagttggacctcgggaagcgcgggcgcactatattttggaatggagggagtattatagTTTATGGATGCAATAGGCTGTGGGCCTAAGATATGCCCAAGTTAAATGAAAAGATAAGCAACAGCGCAACCGCTATAATGACAATTTTTCTCAAGCCTTAAACACCAGGGAAGAATGCTAATACTACAAGCAAAATACAAAACATGCCACAAAAATGTTCATCAAGATCGAGTCCACTAACCAGTTCCTCACGAAGCTTGTTGTTCTGCTGAATAGCAGAGTTTCTCTCTTCAGTTAATCTTGAAATTAACGGGGACGTCTATACAATTCATGAGATATTATTGGTGTCGGTACAAGGCAAGTAAAAGATACTTATAACAAAAGGTGTACGAAAAACTGAACAATGTTACGTGGTGAGCAGAGCACAAAGTCTGCTGTCCTCCATTTATTGACTCATAGTGCAGGGCTGGACGCATAATGCAGGTAATTGACCGTACCAATATACATACAAAAGTTTACACGATGTACTACCAAAGCATGTGCATTTGCTGCACCTAATAAAGAATCTAGTTGCTACAATAAAGCCAACTGGCAGATTTGGGTGTATCATTATGTGGAATTAGCTACAACTGCAACTCCACAGCGAGAGAAATTAGCAAAGGCCAACAACTAAAGATGATAAACTGAATACAGGTTGATTAACTGGGTATCTTGTTATAAGTTAGAGCTTGACCAATATCCACTGATCTCTGAGATGAAACATAACAGACCAGTTTCAAGTTAGAGCTTGACCGACGTACATACATGTTCTCAGTAGTATGATAACAAATGCATATTGCAGCATGCATCAGCCAACACAGAAACACCTAATTTCAAGtttagcaagttcatcatagtgaTGACGGCGCAAATGACTGTCTATGTCTTACACCCATATCTATTATCACAAAGGTGAGGTGAACTTAATAAAGCTCACTAGTGGCTTAAATATGTATCATTACATTACAGTATAAATTCAAAATACTTGAATTAGTTTGAGGCTTAAAGATCTAGTATTCTGGTCATCATTTATTGACTATTTCAGTGTTAAGTTGAGTGTTGCTCAAAGTCTAATGGTGTTAACAAGTACAACAGCATCTTGAACACAAATTTGTTGTTTGAATAATTCTTATGTGCT
The genomic region above belongs to Triticum urartu cultivar G1812 unplaced genomic scaffold, Tu2.1 TuUngrouped_contig_4746, whole genome shotgun sequence and contains:
- the LOC125528257 gene encoding uncharacterized protein DDB_G0286299-like, whose amino-acid sequence is MAGEEQPLTEYEKQRLARIRENEARLQALGIRRLAASPILNQPSSAAAAAATKRKQKKRSGDADDEYLPSDGGGGEEEEEEEDSSSAGDQDSEEEFKASSRSNQKGKAKKKMNLGSSSKSTVREEGAPFTDFMDDDAALQQAIALSLAEPSKSSVTTTTDPLESSVTTTTVAETSSRGAKGRKSTPCKDDNTTPVKDSSKNRKAKKQVRSRIQLSEDDVVAIFFSFDEAGKGYIAPWDLEKMANINDFIWTDFELSKMIRCFDSDKDGKISLEEFRTIVSRCNMLQEPGE